The Paracoccus sp. MC1862 genome includes a window with the following:
- a CDS encoding head decoration protein has protein sequence MTTLTETPHAGGFLVWEAFRDYTRETITVATGTLEPGTVLGRITASGKYAAHDPAAVDGPETAVAVLWGKAHASGGDVPAVAVVRGPAIVNRHDLVFAGTPGAPEIAAAHAALLGAGILVR, from the coding sequence ATGACCACCCTCACCGAAACCCCGCACGCGGGCGGCTTCCTCGTCTGGGAGGCGTTCCGCGACTACACCCGCGAGACCATCACGGTTGCAACCGGCACGCTCGAGCCCGGCACCGTACTGGGCAGGATCACCGCCTCCGGCAAATACGCCGCCCACGATCCCGCGGCCGTCGACGGCCCCGAGACCGCCGTCGCGGTGCTCTGGGGCAAGGCCCACGCCTCGGGCGGCGACGTGCCCGCCGTCGCCGTGGTCCGCGGTCCCGCCATCGTCAACCGCCACGATCTCGTCTTCGCCGGCACGCCGGGCGCCCCCGAGATCGCCGCCGCCCACGCTGCCCTTCTGGGCGCAGGCATCCTCGTCCGCTGA
- a CDS encoding major capsid protein: MATMDIFEGDAFTIIELTRALDNIPFRPAILSGAGLFSPRGVRSRTVVIESRDGTLSLIPFSERGSAYEQQMPERREMRAFVCRQFKKQDVLWASEIQGIRDFGSDSAAQQVQSEVARKLGHLRQDAEATFEYHLLNGIQGIVKDPKDGATVISYFTEFGITPAAEIDFDLDNATPASGALRKRCQALIEDIEASMGGLAAGAIQVRAECGSAFFADLVAHKEVRETYLNTAAAADLRGRVADEVSFGGITFRRYRGGAGFGVPTDKAFFYPEGVEGLFEIYHAPADTFETVNTPGLPLYARTIPDRDRDEWVRLEIESNPLPICTRRQVLRSARRT, from the coding sequence ATGGCGACCATGGACATCTTCGAAGGCGATGCCTTCACCATCATCGAACTCACCCGCGCGCTGGACAACATCCCCTTCAGGCCCGCGATCCTGTCGGGCGCCGGCCTGTTCTCGCCGCGCGGGGTGCGGTCCCGCACCGTGGTGATCGAGAGCCGCGACGGCACGCTGTCGCTGATCCCGTTCTCCGAACGCGGCTCGGCCTACGAGCAGCAGATGCCCGAGCGGCGCGAGATGCGCGCCTTCGTGTGCCGCCAGTTCAAGAAGCAGGACGTGCTCTGGGCTTCGGAAATCCAGGGGATCCGCGACTTCGGCTCGGACAGCGCTGCCCAGCAGGTGCAGAGCGAGGTCGCGCGCAAGCTCGGCCACCTGCGCCAGGATGCCGAGGCCACCTTCGAGTACCACCTGCTGAACGGCATTCAGGGCATCGTGAAGGACCCGAAGGACGGCGCGACGGTGATCAGCTACTTCACCGAGTTCGGCATCACGCCCGCCGCCGAGATCGACTTCGACCTCGACAACGCGACTCCGGCCTCGGGCGCGCTCAGGAAGCGCTGCCAGGCGCTGATCGAAGACATCGAGGCGTCGATGGGCGGCCTGGCTGCCGGCGCGATCCAGGTGCGCGCCGAATGCGGCTCGGCCTTCTTCGCCGATCTGGTGGCGCACAAGGAGGTGCGCGAGACCTATCTCAACACCGCCGCGGCAGCCGATCTGCGCGGCCGGGTGGCCGACGAGGTCAGCTTCGGCGGCATCACCTTCCGCCGCTACAGGGGCGGTGCGGGCTTCGGCGTGCCGACCGACAAGGCCTTCTTCTATCCCGAAGGCGTCGAGGGGCTGTTCGAGATCTACCACGCCCCGGCCGACACCTTCGAGACGGTGAACACGCCGGGTCTGCCGCTCTACGCCCGCACCATCCCGGACAGGGACCGCGACGAATGGGTCAGGCTCGAAATCGAGAGCAATCCGCTGCCGATCTGCACGCGGCGGCAGGTGCTGCGCTCCGCGCGGCGGACGTGA
- a CDS encoding phage portal protein — protein MARGNHFADDACEAFAANLVGDGIKPSSLIGDAALRDRVQRLWLAWTDEADADGLTDFYGLQAMVAREMFVAGECFVRLRPRRAEDGLLVPLQLQLLQSEMLPFEKTEVLPSGNRIRCGIEFDAIGRRVAYHFRRRHPGNSTDQGVSIPETVRVPAADVLHIYRPIDAGQIRGLPHVAPAMVRLFLLDQYGDAELDRKKTAAMFAGFITKTAPEEPMMGEAEADLNGTAIASLEPGTMQVLLPGEDVKFSSPADVGGGYEAFQYRTLLAVSASLGLPYHCPYHLVTGDVRQANYSSLRAELVEFRRRIGQLQHGLIVHQLCRAVWRRLLETAALSGALDLGDPIAARPVQWIPPRWDWVDPLKDIQAQVLAMGAGITSRRKVVEATGYDIEEVDRENAADAQRAAVLGLGYRTSSGETQGARATPATRPDPGDGARDHEHGGAAATQPATEQE, from the coding sequence ATTGCGCGGGGCAACCATTTCGCGGATGATGCCTGCGAAGCCTTCGCCGCCAACCTCGTCGGCGACGGCATCAAGCCCTCGTCGCTGATCGGGGACGCGGCGCTCCGCGACCGCGTCCAGCGGCTCTGGCTCGCCTGGACCGACGAGGCCGATGCGGACGGGCTGACCGACTTCTACGGGCTGCAGGCGATGGTGGCGCGGGAGATGTTCGTGGCCGGCGAGTGCTTCGTGCGGCTGCGCCCGCGCCGGGCCGAGGACGGGTTGCTGGTGCCGCTGCAGCTGCAGCTGCTCCAATCCGAGATGCTGCCCTTCGAGAAGACCGAGGTGCTGCCCTCCGGCAACCGCATCCGCTGCGGGATCGAGTTCGATGCGATCGGCCGGCGCGTGGCCTATCACTTCCGCCGCCGCCATCCGGGCAACAGCACCGATCAGGGGGTGTCCATTCCCGAAACGGTGCGCGTGCCGGCCGCGGACGTGCTGCACATCTACCGGCCGATCGACGCCGGCCAGATCCGGGGGCTGCCGCATGTAGCACCCGCGATGGTGCGGCTGTTCCTGCTCGACCAGTATGGCGACGCCGAGCTCGACCGGAAGAAGACCGCGGCGATGTTCGCGGGTTTCATCACCAAGACCGCCCCGGAAGAGCCGATGATGGGCGAGGCGGAGGCGGACCTCAATGGAACGGCCATCGCCAGCCTCGAGCCCGGCACCATGCAGGTGCTGCTGCCCGGCGAGGACGTGAAGTTCTCGAGCCCCGCCGACGTCGGCGGCGGCTACGAGGCGTTCCAGTACCGGACGCTGCTGGCGGTCTCGGCATCGCTGGGGCTGCCCTATCACTGCCCTTATCATCTGGTCACCGGCGATGTCCGGCAGGCGAACTACTCGAGCCTGCGGGCGGAGCTGGTCGAGTTCCGGCGCCGCATCGGACAGCTGCAGCATGGCTTGATCGTGCACCAGCTCTGCCGGGCGGTCTGGCGCCGCTTGCTGGAAACAGCCGCGCTCTCCGGTGCGCTCGATCTGGGCGATCCGATCGCTGCGCGGCCGGTGCAGTGGATCCCGCCGCGCTGGGACTGGGTCGATCCGCTCAAGGACATCCAGGCGCAGGTGCTGGCCATGGGAGCGGGCATCACCTCGCGGCGCAAGGTGGTCGAGGCCACCGGATACGACATCGAGGAAGTGGACCGCGAGAACGCCGCCGATGCGCAGCGCGCCGCGGTACTCGGTCTCGGCTACCGCACCAGTTCCGGCGAGACGCAGGGGGCACGGGCGACACCGGCGACGCGGCCGGATCCCGGCGATGGCGCCCGCGACCATGAACACGGCGGCGCCGCGGCGACCCAACCCGCGACCGAACAGGAGTGA
- a CDS encoding DUF3883 domain-containing protein gives MSNRPWTDEENDLIVADYFAMLADDIAGRPYNKAKHNRDLQARIDRNRSSIEFKHQNISAVLKGLGEDWIPGYKPAFNFQMTLVDAVARWLALNSAWLGRQPGLRPAGGLQEATQIWIGPPPTLSNQPPPQELEQMLHIARKFDVAGRDERNRALGRAGEERVLAHERTALRSAGRDDLARKVRWVSDEDGDGAGYDIASFAPDGRSRLIEVKTTNGWERTPFHITRNELAVAEERRSEWRLFRLWNFSREPKAFELHPPLDAHVSLTAMSFQASFH, from the coding sequence ATGTCGAACAGGCCCTGGACGGATGAAGAGAACGACCTGATCGTTGCGGATTACTTCGCGATGCTGGCTGACGACATCGCCGGGCGACCCTACAACAAGGCCAAGCACAATCGGGATCTTCAGGCCCGCATCGACCGCAATCGCAGTTCCATCGAGTTCAAGCACCAGAACATCAGCGCAGTGCTGAAGGGGCTCGGCGAGGACTGGATCCCAGGCTACAAGCCCGCCTTCAACTTCCAGATGACGCTGGTGGATGCCGTGGCGCGCTGGCTGGCGCTGAATTCGGCATGGCTTGGTCGCCAACCTGGTCTGCGGCCTGCGGGTGGCCTGCAAGAGGCAACGCAGATCTGGATCGGGCCGCCGCCTACCTTGTCGAACCAGCCGCCGCCGCAAGAGCTGGAGCAGATGCTGCACATCGCCCGAAAGTTCGACGTGGCAGGCCGGGACGAGCGCAACCGTGCCCTCGGCCGTGCCGGCGAGGAGCGCGTGCTGGCGCACGAGCGGACGGCCCTACGGTCGGCGGGCCGGGACGACCTGGCCCGTAAGGTGCGCTGGGTCTCGGATGAGGACGGCGACGGCGCGGGCTATGACATCGCCAGCTTCGCCCCGGATGGGCGCTCGCGCCTGATTGAAGTCAAGACGACGAATGGCTGGGAGCGGACGCCCTTTCACATCACTCGCAACGAACTGGCGGTTGCCGAGGAGCGTCGCTCGGAATGGCGCCTGTTCCGGCTGTGGAATTTCTCACGCGAGCCGAAGGCGTTCGAACTGCACCCGCCGCTGGATGCGCATGTCTCGCTCACCGCCATGTCCTTTCAGGCGAGCTTTCATTGA
- a CDS encoding head maturation protease, ClpP-related, translated as MASWYSIRARATGTEVAIYDEIGAYGVSAKGFLAELGALPEGRPVDLRLNSPGGSVFDAVAIHNALKRHAGSVTVWIDGIAASAASYVAMAGDEIVMPENAFLMIHDPAGLVMGTAEDMRAMAEALDKVGGSLAAGYAAKSGRSIDEIAALMAAETWLDASEALSLGFADRLVEPVRIAARFDVARFRNAPPALAEAIAAGTDNDDTNGAGTDAGEAAESDEASGAGEERIAGTNARQPPADTPPPGGAPLDPAAIRAEAIAHARTVVDLCRLAGQPQMAGRFLESDADLGNVRAALLAAKAEAEPEIAGHHAQPGRPSSTRPWGEIVARTFRPKG; from the coding sequence ATGGCAAGCTGGTATTCGATCCGCGCCCGGGCAACCGGCACGGAAGTGGCGATCTATGACGAGATCGGCGCCTACGGGGTCTCGGCGAAGGGGTTCCTTGCGGAGCTCGGCGCACTTCCCGAGGGCAGGCCGGTCGATCTGCGGCTCAACAGCCCGGGCGGCTCGGTCTTCGACGCGGTCGCGATCCACAATGCGCTCAAGCGGCACGCGGGCTCGGTCACGGTCTGGATCGACGGCATCGCCGCCTCGGCCGCGTCCTATGTCGCGATGGCGGGCGACGAGATCGTCATGCCCGAGAATGCGTTCCTGATGATCCACGATCCTGCCGGTCTGGTGATGGGCACGGCCGAGGACATGCGCGCCATGGCCGAGGCGCTGGACAAGGTGGGTGGCAGCCTCGCTGCCGGCTATGCCGCCAAATCCGGCCGCTCGATTGACGAGATTGCGGCGCTGATGGCTGCCGAGACCTGGCTGGATGCGAGCGAGGCGCTGTCGCTCGGCTTTGCTGACCGGCTTGTCGAACCTGTGCGGATCGCTGCGCGCTTCGACGTCGCGCGCTTCCGCAACGCGCCGCCGGCGCTGGCAGAAGCGATCGCGGCTGGAACCGACAACGACGATACCAACGGCGCCGGCACCGATGCCGGCGAGGCCGCCGAGAGCGATGAGGCCTCTGGCGCCGGGGAAGAACGGATCGCCGGGACCAACGCCCGGCAGCCGCCGGCCGATACGCCGCCACCTGGGGGCGCACCCCTCGATCCCGCGGCGATCCGCGCCGAAGCCATCGCGCACGCCCGGACCGTCGTCGATCTCTGCCGGCTTGCCGGACAGCCGCAGATGGCCGGGCGCTTTCTGGAAAGCGATGCAGACCTCGGCAACGTCCGCGCGGCACTCCTCGCCGCCAAAGCCGAGGCCGAGCCCGAGATTGCCGGCCATCACGCGCAACCGGGCCGCCCATCGAGCACCCGTCCCTGGGGCGAGATCGTCGCCCGCACCTTCAGGCCGAAAGGATGA